The genomic interval GCAATGCCAACCTTCTAAGACGTGGTATGCAGTACGCAACGATGAAAAAAAGACCGCTTTTTGTGCAGTGTTATGAGCCAAATTTGGATGATAATGGGCTGATGAACGATGGTGTGATTGCTTCCAACTTAGGACTCTCTGGCATCTCTAAGATCTCTGAGACGGCGGAAGTCGCCAAAGTGGCTGAGATGGCACATTTTTACGGTGCAAAAGTCATTTTGAAATCGCTCTCGACCAAACGCTCTTTAGACATCGCCAAATCGCATAAAGCCCTTAAATCAGACCTTTACACAGAAGTTTCGATTCATCATCTCTCCAAAAATGACACCAGTTGTGATGGCTTTAATACCTATGCAAAATTGATGCCACCGCTTCGAGAAGAAGAGGAGCGCAAGGCATTAATTGGTGCACTGAAAGAGGGCTTGGTTGATATTCTCACCTCCGCACACTCTCCTAAATCGATTTTATACAAAGATGTGGCGTTTGAAGATGCTGCGTTTGGTATTGGTTCCATTGAAGAATTCTTAACGCTCGCCCATACATTTTTAATCAAAAATGGCGTGATTGATTTTGGGGAACTTATTCGCATCTGTTGCGTGAATCCTGCGCATATTTTGGGGCTCTCTTCCAAAGGGGCTATCGAAGTGGGGTACGATGCTGATTTGGTCTTATTTGACCCTA from Sulfurospirillum multivorans DSM 12446 carries:
- a CDS encoding amidohydrolase family protein; amino-acid sequence: MLIKNALVSTQEGVLRHDVRIKEGKIVAVGKALDAAANDDVIDADGLYLLPGLIDLNVRFSNSCLNQEYIDKLSNSCLKGGVTTAVVMSDFSPRLESATLLELVKFKIDQAKINLHMSAPLADEKEDQLHNIATLLNNGAAAILADSHRNANLLRRGMQYATMKKRPLFVQCYEPNLDDNGLMNDGVIASNLGLSGISKISETAEVAKVAEMAHFYGAKVILKSLSTKRSLDIAKSHKALKSDLYTEVSIHHLSKNDTSCDGFNTYAKLMPPLREEEERKALIGALKEGLVDILTSAHSPKSILYKDVAFEDAAFGIGSIEEFLTLAHTFLIKNGVIDFGELIRICCVNPAHILGLSSKGAIEVGYDADLVLFDPTESYEVSNKHSLYYGETLHGKVKKVVVGGKLLLN